One stretch of Oscillatoria sp. FACHB-1406 DNA includes these proteins:
- a CDS encoding PIG-L family deacetylase, producing the protein MSANNPYKEIATEYARLLHSPIEPHPTPPSRPQLPADASKVLLFSPHPDDECLTGALPLRLLREGQFKIINIAITLGSKKERQQERWQELQNACNFLGFETIVPAKNGLEAINPSARQNNPQHWNEAVEIIADILAQYRPPIIFCPHEGDKHPTHIGTHYLVMDALQRCSDFCCCVVETEFWGAMESPNLMVESSCEDVADLMAATACHVGEVQRNPYHLRLPAWMADNVRRGGELVGGAGARVPDFSFATLYRQRYWAGGSWKEGTEGGEIVAVGDELRSRFF; encoded by the coding sequence GTGTCTGCAAATAATCCCTATAAAGAGATCGCAACTGAATACGCCCGCCTCCTCCATTCTCCCATCGAACCCCACCCAACACCGCCGTCGCGCCCCCAACTTCCCGCCGACGCGTCGAAAGTGTTGCTTTTTTCCCCCCATCCCGACGATGAATGTCTTACGGGGGCATTACCTTTACGCTTATTGCGAGAAGGGCAATTTAAAATCATTAACATTGCCATCACTTTAGGAAGTAAAAAAGAACGGCAGCAAGAACGCTGGCAAGAATTACAAAACGCCTGTAACTTCCTCGGTTTTGAAACCATCGTACCGGCAAAAAATGGCTTAGAAGCAATTAACCCCAGCGCGCGCCAAAATAATCCCCAACACTGGAACGAAGCCGTAGAAATTATTGCAGACATCCTCGCCCAATATCGCCCCCCCATTATTTTTTGTCCCCACGAAGGCGATAAACATCCCACCCATATCGGAACGCATTATTTAGTTATGGATGCGTTGCAACGATGCAGCGATTTCTGCTGCTGCGTCGTCGAAACCGAATTTTGGGGCGCGATGGAAAGTCCCAACCTGATGGTAGAGTCTAGTTGCGAAGATGTCGCCGATTTGATGGCAGCTACCGCTTGTCACGTCGGCGAAGTCCAGCGCAATCCCTATCACCTGCGCCTTCCTGCTTGGATGGCGGATAACGTGCGGCGCGGGGGCGAACTGGTGGGCGGTGCGGGGGCGAGGGTTCCCGATTTTAGTTTTGCGACGCTGTACCGACAGCGGTATTGGGCGGGAGGAAGTTGGAAGGAGGGGACAGAGGGCGGTGAAATTGTGGCGGTGGGGGATGAGTTGCGGTCGCGTTTTTTCTAG